From a single Apium graveolens cultivar Ventura chromosome 2, ASM990537v1, whole genome shotgun sequence genomic region:
- the LOC141707753 gene encoding uncharacterized protein LOC141707753 — MRIRKRFPFSSMASSVSDPQLNNSTLVQQTSSVLHPIQTTDSQPSDPPNHHPLSDQTPLMINHSLHPHNFQINQKEEASRVEQEQNGSNNNNTRKEYNFLAFEPVRETGVVQPLGSHQVDGKWFDGDEKAPLEKRKGEETMLLLEEKKMKRKMKSKTNKRCTSTSGMQQSHSEQDKLGNDDSSSNPNNNSVKKMNKRGGAIMEGSRCSRVNGRGWRCCQQTLVGYSLCEHHLGKGRLRSISNVKARTKVPPPPVVATTIAPQNDTPDNTTNVSNANDNQSSKNVLVSSSVVQLPVGDRKDTKLLDGSGYDDEEDEDENEDEDDDDYNGEEMKKPVVVKKKRMKLGMVKARSLSSLLNQTN; from the exons atGAGGATCAGGAAGCGGTTCCCTTTCTCATCTATGGCATCTTCCGTTTCAGATCCACAACTTAACAACTCAACCTTGGTGCAACAAACATCTTCAGTGTTGCACCCAATTCAAACCACTGATTCTCAGCCGTCCGATCCTCCCAATCACCACCCCTTGTCCGATCAGACACCGTTGATGATCAACCACTCTTTGCACCCCCACAATTTCCAGATCAACCAAAAG GAGGAGGCATCTAGAGTGGAACAAGAACAAAATGGAAGCAACAACAACAATACCAG GAAAGAATACAACTTTCTAGCTTTTGAACCTGTTCGAGAAACTGGAGTTGTGCAACCATTAGGTTCTCATCAAG TTGATGGAAAGTGGTTTGATGGTGATGAGAAAGCACCTTTGGAGAAGAGAAAAGGGGAAGAAACAATGTTGTTGTTGGAGGAGAAGAAGATGAAACGGAAGATGAAGTCTAAGACCAACAAGAGATGCACTAGTACTTCTGGCATGCAACAGAGTCATAGCGAGCAAGATAAACTGGGGAATGATGATAGTAGTTCTAATCCCAATAACAATAGTGTCAAGAAGATGAACAAGAGAGGTGGTGCAATTATGGAGGGATCACGTTGCAGTCGTGTGAATGGAAGAGGATGGAGGTGCTGTCAACAGACACTCGTGGGTTATTCCTTGTGCGAACATCATCTTGGTAAGGGAAGGCTTCGAAGCATTTCAAACGTCAAAGCCCGCACCAAGGTGCCTCCCCCTCCTGTTGTTGCTACTACCATTGCACCTCAAAATGATACTCCCGACAATACTACTAATGTTAGTAACGCTAATGACAATCAGTCGTCCAAGAATGTTTTGGTCTCTTCATCAGTGGTGCAACTGCCAGTTGGAGACCGTAAGGACACAAAATTGTTGGATGGTAGCGGTTatgatgatgaggaggatgaagatgaaaatgaagatgaagACGACGACGATTATAACGGGGAAGAGATGAAGAAGCCAGTAGTTGTGAAAAAGAAGAGGATGAAGCTTGGTATGGTGAAAGCTAGATCTTTAAGCAGCTTACTGAACCAAACAAATTAA